The following nucleotide sequence is from Bacteroidota bacterium.
AGAAGGACGCTACATTCAGGCAAGAGCAGAAGAAGAGCGTTTTAGGGAACTCTTAACACGCAATGCTGTTTCGCAAAACGAATATGACCAGAAGCAGGCTGTGTACCTCGAAGCCAGATCGGCCTATGAGGCGGCTAAAAATGCGATGGTCGATGTGCGTCTTGTCGCTCCCTTCGATTGCTATATCGACCAGAAATTTGTAGAGAATTATCAGAGAGTGACCATCGGACAGCCCATCGTGAGCCTGTTGGACCTTTCTGCCATGGAAGTGAAATTCTCTGTCCCCGATCAGGTAGCCATGCTTTACCGAAATTATGATTATTTCCTTGTAAATTTCGACGCTTACCCTGATAAAGTATTCGAAGCAGACATGAAACAGGTTGAAAAGAAGTCGGTGGGTAGTGCGGGCATACCGGTTACCATTGTGTTGCGTGAAAAAGATAACATGAACACTCAATACCGTTTAACTCCGGGCATGAGCTGTAATGTGCAGGTTGTATTAAAAAAGGATGAGAGTAAAGTAAGCAGCGAAGGAATTGCGGTACCCATTACAGCAGTCTACGAAGTCCCTGAAAACGAACAAAAGTACGTGTGGGTGTTGAGCGATTCGATGTTAGTGAACAGGCGCAACGTTAAAATTGGCACCCTGTCGGGTAACGATATGATATTGATAACAGATGGATTGAATCAGGGCGAAACTGTAGTCATTGCTGGTGCCAACAGGCTTAGCGAGAACCAGAAAGTTAAATTGCTTACCACTAATTAATCCTGCCAACCATGAATATTGCAAAATATGCCCTGGATAACAAGTACGTTATCCACATGATTCTAATCTTTGTGCTGGTTCTGGGATTTATCGGCTACAAAACATTGGGTAAGAAGGAAGATGCCCCCTTCGTGATTAAAATAGCAGTTTTAACGACGTATTATCCTGGTGCAACGCCGGAAGAGGTGGAGGAACTTATTACGGAGGTTGTTGAAAGAGAAGTACAAGGTTCGCGTGGAGTGGAGTTTCTCCGTTCCGAATCGTATTATGGCATGTCGAAAATCTTTGTGAACATGTACGAGACTTATAAAGCCGAAGACATGCCTCAGCTTTGGGATGAACTCAGACGAAAAGTAAAAACAGCCGAAGGGAAACTACCTCCGGGAGCTTCGCCCATCGAAATTAACGATGACTTTGGCGATGTGTATGGTTTGTATTTTGCTGTAGTGGCCGAAGATGGATATACAGCCTCGGAACTAAGAGATTATGCCCATTATATCAAAAAAAATCTGGTTCCAATCAAGGGGGTATCGAAAGTATCTCTTTTTGGTGAACAGGTTGAAGTGGTGA
It contains:
- a CDS encoding efflux RND transporter periplasmic adaptor subunit; protein product: MKQFLISFLLLPLLLVGCKNQPEEVLIRPVRTMTISTVKELSGAKFPGVSQEVQTVEMAFRVAGPLVKLNAVEGQKVLKGQLIAEIDSRDFRVDLSAKEGRYIQARAEEERFRELLTRNAVSQNEYDQKQAVYLEARSAYEAAKNAMVDVRLVAPFDCYIDQKFVENYQRVTIGQPIVSLLDLSAMEVKFSVPDQVAMLYRNYDYFLVNFDAYPDKVFEADMKQVEKKSVGSAGIPVTIVLREKDNMNTQYRLTPGMSCNVQVVLKKDESKVSSEGIAVPITAVYEVPENEQKYVWVLSDSMLVNRRNVKIGTLSGNDMILITDGLNQGETVVIAGANRLSENQKVKLLTTN